In Ornithodoros turicata isolate Travis chromosome 1, ASM3712646v1, whole genome shotgun sequence, the DNA window gcgctttccacaaatcacgaGTGATAACGGTACTATTCTGCTCAATGGTCGGCCTTCGGCaagttatgtggtgaagttcagatTTAAGAGTGCACCTTCCGATGGAAGGTTCGTGACTACATTTTTCttgcacactcttagaaatgaacttcacagcatagtaggctcctagccaaccatcatttcgaatgatatcgttatctgccctgatttgttgaaaacgggaggcgtacatcttttttgtgacaactatgaacagcagaagtgtcacaaaaaatgcgtacgcctcccgttttcaacaattcagggcagataaggatatcattcgagatgatggttggctaggagggtgcaatgtggtgaagttcatttttaagagtgcatcatTCCTGTTTATGCACGTAGGTGTGGGTGCAAGACGCTGGACGAACAGAACGAAAATAGCATTCGGGGCATGGCTTATCAGCACTTTGGTGCTGATGACGTCATTCACCAGTCTGATCGTGGCAACCCTCACTGTGCGCTTATCTGCTCCTAGAATCGACAGCATCGAGGACCTTGTAGCCCAGCCCCATCTTTACCCTGTAGTTCCTAAAGCCACTCAACTGGAAACGCTATTGGAAGTAAGCGATATACATGAATTGCTAGCACCCTTCTCACATCCTTGTTTGTTTCCTTGTTCTTAGACCTCAAAGTCAGAAGTATATAAAAAGCTCCATCAAATGGTTGTTCAGCATAACTCCCTGCGGGAAATTCCTGACCTGTATAACCCAGTAGTGATTCGGGACATCGTGAATGAAAAGGCAATCCTCTTACTCGACCGTGTGTCTCCCAAGCTCCATCTGTCACAACTTTGTCCTTCGCTACACGGCTACTTCCACCTGAGCAAGGAGTACGTCTATCTATGGAACAATGTGTGGCCCGTAAACAAGGACCTTCCCAAGCGGTTCCACATAGAAATGGATAAACGGTGAGCATGCAGTTGTATTTTACAACTCATCTGCTTCTGAAGCTCCACTCTTCAAGCTAAAAAAAGAGAACAATTACTGTAACCAGGACCGGTCCTCCAAACCGACCGGACCTGTGCTCCCTCAGTTTGACAGGGAGTACCGGGGCCGCGTTTATAGAATGTACAGTTCTACTTGAGATGTACAGATGTGCCATCTGCTTGACTCCAGTTtcgctcttttctttttcctttccttttttattgtttgtttgcaGCATCAAATGGTGGGTCGAAGGTGGAGTTCCTACTATGCGCCCGTACGAGTTGCATCCACCGCGGGCTACCTGCTTCGTTGGAACACACGGGGACACAACGTACAGTTTCGCGACTATGGGCTTTAAGGACCTCACTACAGTGTTTTATTTGTATCTGATACTCAGCGGTGCGGCctttgttgtgttccttctGGAAATAGCGTTGGGGAAAATGTTCAGAAGAGCGGCGCTGCcgcagtgaaagaacacacttTGAGTCAAGAAGGGTTCAGTTTAAGCCTTGAACTATAAAACCAAAACTTCATCGCATAATGGGACCGAGAGCGTATCAGAATCGCCCTATCTTTTCGTTGTCCACCGGCTCTCTCAAGAAGATACTAATCTGGGCAGTGGCTGGCTTTAAGCATGTCGTTTGTTGAAAGTGGATAGGCAACCACACGCAGAACAATTCATTCAAGACATTCcacacagaaaaaacaaaaaaacaaaacagagacTAGCTCATTGTATATAGAAGACACATAGTGTATgcggccggttggtacatatcccTTGGCCAGGCGACAAAAGTGCGGCGACGCCttgcgtcgtcgctgtctcgttcctttcttttgtcGCCTGGCCAAGGGTCATCGTATAGACTGGTAACTTGTGCCACCATGTCCCCTAAAGGTGGAGACCTCTAATCCAAGAGGAGGCAGCAACAGGTGATGGCAGTGTCCTCTTAAAACAGGACATCGCAACACAACACGATCCTAGCCATCAACCATCCCAATGACATCGTTGttttcctggtttgttgaaagcaggaggcgtacgccttccgtgaCACTTGTgtagttacgttaattgtcacaaaacgaGTACGTCACGTGcgttccacaaatcaggagttatgacggcatcattctgtgcaaaGGTTGGtcttcagcgtgttatgtggtgaacaCTACCGTCAGGGAtactgcctccccccccccccccggcttaGAAGTCTCTGTCGTTGGGGTGGGACAGAGATTTCTAATACACTGCTCTGGGGTGGGGGGACATGGTGGAACTCCAGAAGAAATATAAAAACAAGTGTGGAGATATCTACCAGCCGACGTGTAACCCTTGAAGTGGAACCTTGCTGTATTTACTGTGTCACTTGTGTTCAGAAGTAGACGAATaaaacagcaactttattttatggtTATGATTGCGGAGTTTCATCCCCAGGAGCGAtgttctaccccattgctggtggtaatgtggtgaaatggaataatgagccGCCTTACAGTCAGGACCtagtcctacggtgtccaaaaaggtcagaagtgctttgagggcagagcgttggtgggctagATTTGGCCATGAACCAAGAAATGTAGACAAAGTGAGGGGGACAAAGCTGGACATCAGCTGGACaaagtccagctgattaagaaaCCGtgaaagtgtggttcgggaaggttggtagtgcgggcgatggagaaggatgtgctctatAGATCTTCCAGGTCGCCGCAGTGACGGCGTCTGGGAGAGTCAGCTTGTCTcaggcggtaacgccactgagctgtaaaagcccaTATTGAATCtcatccgatgaattaatgcagcaccttgacgagaggtgtttcgtggcatccggaaagcgagcgttggaacAACTCTTGTAAACATAGATTTTCATTTCATTGCATTTATTAAACCTTAAGGGCCCTTCCgaagggcattacataaggggggatTGCAAAGATAGGGGAAGAATGTCATTTGCCCATTGGCGGAAAGCCAGGGGTGCCATtagacgtcgaagaatggaacgactgtctcctctcagcagtgcaatactcgtccgtctccgagatgAGAGAGCCGTTTCTGGCGTCGCTGTCagcctgctcattccccacgacagCACAATGGGTTGGAACCTACCGGAGAACCGCCTGTGTCCTGCTTCTTACGAATGCTAGTAAGCCATTAGGGAGCTTTAGGAAAACATACAAGTTTCACGATAACTTTTCCGggaacatgataagccaatcgcctgattcctttggagtggctgacatcacattACTGATATCTGATAGACTGACAGCGATACGATACGGAGTCGGAATCGGAGGgcgcttacgatttcctaaaaccCCCTAATAACACACACGTCACTGGTGCGGACGAGTCTCGTATGCCCATGTGTTCCCaacatagctgggcgaactcactcataagtgcccctcacctcacgcctttgaggtgagggtgagtgagggcaagcccgcgatgaccccatccgtgagtgcactcatgcgCTCTGGGAGAAACTCGTGCCATTCAGGTTCCTGAAGATGGAAGAGTctggtagccatctttagaaagagCTACCGGCTACaggtagaatggagcagaacacggacatacaactaataatatgtaaggAACTGCATAAAAACCTCGCAATATCAAAAGCTATACTTAAAtgtggctttcttgtgacttattgattttttgctatattagttccagtctaccaaggtgcggcgctgttgtaccttctgacgtcatttgtttgtttgcattGGCTATGGCTTGGCTATGGCTTGGCTATAGTTGCCAGAATGGTGCGATGGTGCGATGCTAGAGCCTCTAGATAGCGTTCGTGGTGAGTCCATCAAGTTCGTTTAGCATCTGTTATCTGTTTGTTTGCATGGTTTTCATCGTTCGTGTTTTTCTGTTCAAACTTACAAGTGCTTAATAGCACACGGTGTGTGTAGTTAACAGAAGAGTGGAATCCAAACGACATCATAGTAAACACTGCATGGTTTTACTGTTTTACTACGGTGTAGGCACCACTTTTCCGCATCACTACTACTTTTACTACCTTTATTGCTTATATCACTTAATTCAAGCGTTGAATGCACAACTTTATGCCCATTAGCTTAAATCCTTGCAGAGGATGCCACTTTTAAGGTTTCGGTATTGTTCGTAGTTTATCGGGAAATGGTATACAGCGCGCTGAGTTGCATACTTATTAGCTTTTTTGGACTTCTTCCTCTAGGATGGCGTCACGTGTGGTGTTAACCCGACCGTTTTCTGGAGCGAGATTGTTGACGTCCAGCTCGAAGACTATGCTGAAAGCCCGAAGTCAACCAAGTTCCGATCTGGCAGCTTTCAAAGAAGTCCTTAAGGCGGCTCGGCACGTTGTTGCACTTACTGGTGCAGGAATTAGTGCCGAAAGTGGCGTACCTACATTCAGAGGAGCTGGAGGGCTCTGGAGAAAATATAATGCCCAGGTACTTTGTGTGACTATTTCCTAAAGAGCTTTCACCTATGTCACATGGGGTTATGCAGGTATTAATGTGCAGACATGCCCAAACGATGTTTCTAGATCTTTGTTCCAGATCCAACACCAGGTCAAGGATAGGAATCAACTAGATTCTGTTGTACTTGTCAATGCTTGTACTTAAATTACCTCTAGATGGTTCTGAATCAGTTCAGTTTACCCAAACAGTTTCTAACATCGTTTAGGTAACACATTCGTATTTCTAAGCTATGATCAAAAACATGTTGTACACAATTTAGCCAGGTAATAACAATATCATAATGACCACTGTATTTAATCTGCAGTACAGgtcgggacaaaagtttacggaacacgcaagCGGTGTATTTCCTCCTCGGTGCAGCACCCTACCAGCGAGCGGAAACTTGCACGTTTCAGAGGGGTGAGCGAGTGTGCTGGTAGTGACACACCACAGGAGTTTTGATATCGCTTGAATGTGCTCAAAACATGGTTTGAATTGGTGGTGCTGCCAGCGCACTTTTCCACCCCTTTGAACGAGTGAACAAGCCTGCtgccgcttgccgctagggtatCGCACCGAACAGAAAATACAAGGCtcgcgtgttccataaacttttgtcgggacctgtacaatgGTCAGCCGTGGTGATTAATTTTTTAGCAAGCCATTTCGTCATAAGAAATAGTATTGGCGTACTGCCCTTATATCAGCAAATATCTAAACAACAATTTAAACAATCAACAATTGAAATTAACAGTCAGATATGTGAATGATTTCACTTAATTGCACTCTGTTGTTTCATGCAACCAGCCTACGGTCTCTTATTGAAGGTGTACATGGTTCCGCATTTCCAGTGTTTCTTATGGACAAATTCGGCTTATGTTCTTCCGTATTTAACTTTTTTCTGAGAAGTCTGTCTTTATCGGGTAATGTTGTAGAATCTAGTTCGCTTAGCTGCGACAGTCTGCAAATTCAAATTGAGGAACCGACAGTGGTGATTGTTTTTGTAAGAaacatgttcttttttttttttttgcaagctcTGAACATAGTGTAATGTAAGATTAGCACTCAGCAAACAGGCATGCCGAAGGTACCGCATTTGCAAAAGTTCACATCATAAATAACTGAACACTCCTGTGCTGAGCACAGATATTGCCTTTGTACTTCGTGAAGAAAGGGCTACAGCCTTTGAGGCACATTGTGAGAGTAAAGGCCAGTTTGTAGCATGTAGCCATCAGAATATAAGAAGATGGACAGCGTCTTGCCAGTATACTGCTTTCAGCACACTTGTATGTAATCTAGCTCGTGGTGGAAGAATCCTCTATTGACTGTGTTGTGCACAAAGGAGCTGTACTGAAATCAACTCTGAGGGGAGGTCAGCAGACAGTAGAGGCATTGCGGGCGCCGTTCAGCACATGAGACTGCATGGCCACCCCGGGGAAGCAGTTTTGGTATAGCTCTTTCATGTGTGACGCCGCCAACAGGAGGTTGTTGTGCCACGAACTGGAGACTACAGACAAGTGTCTCTCAAGCAGTCCATAGGTCCTACGAAGAAAGTTTCCTAGCAGCTTCATCAAGTACAC includes these proteins:
- the LOC135386549 gene encoding glutamate receptor ionotropic, kainate 3-like; the encoded protein is MVISSSTGEGSVTDWRSVGRQSLELAVCANSLAKSSAMTFGSRRDATDSVTSVTQYNPYVIPYEKDGRMRVYGIIGSVVDNVTSVLNVSYTLVLPEDGMWGAIQEDGSYNGMLKMVHEKKADIALGPITPDAQLMQDFHQSAVNSHIYITIMSGMKHLTEANSLGILQAFDLNVNPLYRMSIPHHFNNFYYTTWLFISLSIVLLSFFAPCFQVIFEETGPKVERRFWKTLDFIWTSISALLRQGVGARRWTNRTKIAFGAWLISTLVLMTSFTSLIVATLTVRLSAPRIDSIEDLVAQPHLYPVVPKATQLETLLETSKSEVYKKLHQMVVQHNSLREIPDLYNPVVIRDIVNEKAILLLDRVSPKLHLSQLCPSLHGYFHLSKEYVYLWNNVWPVNKDLPKRFHIEMDKRIKWWVEGGVPTMRPYELHPPRATCFVGTHGDTTYSFATMGFKDLTTVFYLYLILSGAAFVVFLLEIALGKMFRRAALPQ